In Chaetodon auriga isolate fChaAug3 chromosome 9, fChaAug3.hap1, whole genome shotgun sequence, the genomic window GCCCTCAGTAGACCTAAATTATTGAATGTGTTTGGGTTTACACTCTCCATCAGCCCATTCCCACAGTGTGAAACGTCAGTGCTGTACTGAGGGGAGTTTGGATCATTTCATTGTGCCGAGGTGTGTCGCTAAGATTGTTTCCTCTCATGTCCTCTCACTGCCAACTATTGTACACCGGTACTGAGTCTCTCCATTATAAAGTATTAAGTGATAACACATAACAGCAATGATGGTACTAATCTCCTGGACTGTATGATAAAGATTTGTAATTGTTGTCAATAATTTTTACAGTGTAACTAATATTGTCGGTGCTTTTTAATTTGCAAATAAAACACCACTGTATTTTTCAGTagtctgatcttttttttttcttctgtgtgtttgttacgGTGTCAGAACAGACTTTTATTTAACTGAGCGTCAGTTCAAAGCAGGATGATGGCGACTGCTTTTGTGCAGAGATTTCTGGAAACTGGCTTGAATATGTCCGAAGgcctttctttcacttttacttcTTGGTGAGGTGCTTTCGAGACGAGAACACCCTGAACCTTTCGTAAAGTCACATGAACCACTGGCCTGTTCCTTAAattttgtctctctgttcaACCTGACCCAAGGTAGGTGTACATGTGGCACATGTTACTTTGGTTTTAATTCCTTATTGGGAAAACACCAAAAATCTACCAAGAAGCAGCCCTGTCTGTTATTCCAGGAAGTAAACAAGGGGCAACATACATTCAAATGAAACGCTGCATATAAAAATACGAAAGTTTTGATACTTTCAACAACTGGCATGATCTCATGGTTGCTCACTTAcaaatttattattatttttttatttaaatgtattatttcgAATAAAAGTAGTATTATCAAATGTGCTGTTGCACCATTATTGTTAGATTTTccttatttcttttctctgcaaagcactttgtaactttaCTAAAAGTCGAAGCACTATACAAGTAAAGCTCAGTATAGCATTTAAAAGCATCTGTTCGTGGTATTAATCGAGCAGGACATGTTAAAATTATCATTAACAACACATTTTATGACACAGTAGAAATAAACCCCCTTCTTCAACATTGTCTGCCTCTATCAACAAGTGATGGTGGTGtagtctgaccaatcacagctcgcACGCTCTCACAGCGCCGCTGAGCCGTCCCACTGCTCTTTTTAAGACGGGGGACTTTCCACATCCCTTCACCTTTCTCGGGAACCTGTCTGCAAGTCGTTCCCTATTTTCAAGACCATTTATTTGGTTGACGTGCCGGGCACTCTCCTGTTTGTTGGCTTGAAGAAGCTGAGAGAAACTTTAGGACAGATGGCACACTCTCCGGAAGATACTCACCAGGCAACAGAGAGCCTGGCAGGCAGCGAAGAAGCCCTTATTCTCCGCACTGGACATGGAGGGTGAGAGGGGAGCCCGTCCCATTCATTTACACTCATAATAGCCGTTTGCTATTAAAATGcttgttcttctgtgtgtgactgaattAAAATGAGGTGTGACTCTAAAACAAAACTTTCATTAAGTATTAAATATCAAGTGAGTATCTGACATAGAGGAGTAACATATACTGGACAGGGCATTAgattaaatgttgtgtttatattctGTTGTCTCTAAATGGGAGGATATTGGTTTCAGGGTGAAagtgtctttttctctgctttttatGCATCATTAGTTCATGAAATATTACGTGGATTTACTCATTgctttgcagcattttgtgtgtttccaatttttttttttttacatttaacacattttaaagcattttctCTAATCCTGGGACACTTCACCTTGCACTCAGAGAAGGCGTCTGCCTAGTAACTGGTGATACTGTCTTGCTATTGGCTCATAATTAACCCCAGAGTAAAACATTGGCCAGTGGTTGACATCTCAGCTTAAGAAATACAGATGATTTATAGTTAATTCATCAATGTCTCAGAAAGtgtatgaaaaatatttttggtGTTTAAGGGATAACCCAGGTTAATTGTTTACGTCACGTGCCTGACCTCCTTGTTGTTATACATGGATTCATTTTGATATTATTCTCCTAAAATAAAGTAGAACTAACAACTTAATAAAAAAGTGTGATTTATTATAATGacattgtttacatttagtACATTGAGCGTTACAGCAAATGCTCAAGTTGCACTTTTCATTGCAGCAGAATTGTTTATGAAACAAGTAAATATACAGTTATTGTGGTCTTGTACCTTTTTATGAggtgaaaaaacacattttacaaccATTAATGCATCTTAAATAGACTCTTAGCAGCAGGTGGACGTGTACTTCCTTGCAGCAGGGGAAAGTGTCTGCCTAGTAACAAGTGATGGTCACATTCTATTGGCTGATTCTGAGCAACAGAAAAGGCCTGACTGTACTTTCGTGTCAAGACTTTCTTAAATAttacttttaaaaaatatcaCAACTGTGAAAGGATGACGGTGTTTATTTGCTTTACTTTAGATTATGGATAATACAGATTCAGATCTGTTTACAGTTGGggcctgtttgtgtgctggaTAGTCCAAACTCAGTatcaaaacaaaaatgccaaacagaGCATTTTTAGTACTTTGGAATATTTTGTAAAATTGGAATTCCCACTTTCACTTTTTCTGAAATTGGCCGTGTATAATGCTTTCCCCTCTGCCCTGCTGTTTTATCCTCTTcagaacattttcatattcCTCTCTCTCAGGGGCTCCAACAGCCGTGCCTTGAAGATCGCAGGCCTGACCACCCTGGCATGTCTGCTGCTGGCCAGCCAGGTCTTCACTGCCTACATGGTGTTCGGCCAGAGGCAGCAGATCCATTCGCTGCAGACAAATTCGGAGAGAATGGGCAGACAGCTGACCCGCTCATCCCAGGGTAAAGGAGACATGAAAGTCCGACTGATcggagcgggggggggggctgagcAGGAATGTGTCATTAATGAGTAATAGCCTTTGTTCGATAGTAGGAGGTTGAAGGATTGGGGCGGTGGAGAGGGAAGTGAGAGTTTGCTTTAAGGAACTTGATCTGAAAGTTcggaagagaaatgaaagactTGCTGGGCAATAATTTCAAGCTGCGTCATAAGGAAGTACCATAATATGTAATCTAGCATTGAACACGTCCGGTGTTGCAGCAGAGCTGTTGTGGTTCAATGCATCCTGTTTAGATTTTAttcagaatgtcaatttcactgAGACGTCAACATAATGTtgtgtaaaaacacttttttgaaCGTTATTCAATACCATCACTGAGGAccagaaggggagattgtgaccatatttcacatttggtcagataaCATCCACATTTGAGGCATTGTAGTcaaccacaagctcattggtttgcTGACATTGAGCTTctggtgattgttgttgcatcATGTGAcgaagctctctgtcagtcctctgtatTCCTCTTAAAAAAAGTCTCAAAGTACAGACAGCGTGTTTCTCACTAGAAATGAGTCACTGGGCGTGTCAGTAAATgtcaatatttgttttttacagcTGTGTCTCCAATGAGGATGCGCATGCCCATGAGCAGCCTCCCCCTGCTGAAGGACTTCACCACTGATGAGGACTCCAAGACACCCATGGCTGTACGTTTACACCTGCCTTCTGGGAAAAATTTCATTGTAATCGTGGTGGCAGCAAACTTGTTTGAGACTTCAGATATCGTCCCGGATGACGtatcatgaatgaatgaatgtgaaaatgaatgaactcaaACATCCTGACTGAATTTGACTCTGCTGTCTTCTCCCATTAGAAACTGCAGGACACTGTCGTGAGCGTGGAGAAGCAGGTGAAGGAGCTGATGCAGGTATGTGACACTGCTGTACCCTGTGTGTCCTCACGTTGCAGATGTCCTGTTGTCTGAAAGCTCTGGTCATATTTATAGCAGGACTCCCAGCTGCCACAGTTCAACGAGACCTTCCTGGCCAACCTGCAGAGCCTGAAGCATCAGATGAATGACACCGAGTGGCAGGTAAAGTCGCACACGTATTTACATGGAAAATACAAAAGAATAGAATGAAATGATCTtgtcagtcatgtttttttttttttttttttttaatgttttgcacTCTGCAGAGCTTTGAGTCCTGGATGCGTTACTGGCTGATCTTTCAGATggcccagcagcagcctgcacgCCCAACACCCCAACCAGGTTACAGCCATGTTCTGTCCTTTAACATTTTCAGACTCTCAGCGAGACAGCGAATCCAACGTAGCACTTCATTGCAGTAATTAACAGCATTCAGACCTTTAATGTCGCAGTGTTCTCTACCTTTTTCATCCCTCAGCCTTTTTGATCAAGACCAAATGCCAGATGGAGGCAGCCCCTGGACCCGCCAAGATCGGGTCCTACAAGCCCCAGTGTGACGAGGAGGGCAAGTACAAGCCCATGCAGTGCTGGCACGCGACTGGCTACTGCTGGTGTGTGGACGAGAGCGGCACAGTCATCGATGGCACCACCATGCGTGGCCAGCCCGACTGTCGCAGAGGTAGAGGACTCGTATTGAAGGACTTTTGATTCAGCTCTGTATCTGTAGCTTTTCATGCGAGGCTTTCATGGATGGAAGTagcataatttttttttttccttttcacttcAGGCTTTGTTCCCAGTCGTATGATGTCTGCAC contains:
- the cd74a gene encoding CD74 molecule, major histocompatibility complex, class II invariant chain a isoform X2, with protein sequence MAHSPEDTHQATESLAGSEEALILRTGHGGGSNSRALKIAGLTTLACLLLASQVFTAYMVFGQRQQIHSLQTNSERMGRQLTRSSQAVSPMRMRMPMSSLPLLKDFTTDEDSKTPMAKLQDTVVSVEKQVKELMQQDSQLPQFNETFLANLQSLKHQMNDTEWQSFESWMRYWLIFQMAQQQPARPTPQPAFLIKTKCQMEAAPGPAKIGSYKPQCDEEGKYKPMQCWHATGYCWCVDESGTVIDGTTMRGQPDCRRGFVPSRMMSAPRLMQKTMSFDDDTQ
- the cd74a gene encoding CD74 molecule, major histocompatibility complex, class II invariant chain a isoform X1; translated protein: MAHSPEDTHQATESLAGSEEALILRTGHGGGSNSRALKIAGLTTLACLLLASQVFTAYMVFGQRQQIHSLQTNSERMGRQLTRSSQAVSPMRMRMPMSSLPLLKDFTTDEDSKTPMAKLQDTVVSVEKQVKELMQDSQLPQFNETFLANLQSLKHQMNDTEWQSFESWMRYWLIFQMAQQQPARPTPQPAFLIKTKCQMEAAPGPAKIGSYKPQCDEEGKYKPMQCWHATGYCWCVDESGTVIDGTTMRGQPDCRRGFVPSRMMSAPRLMQKTMSFDDDTQ